The Bosea sp. F3-2 genome window below encodes:
- a CDS encoding transporter substrate-binding domain-containing protein: MTITRSDFFKLGLGAAAGLALGATPRSAAAKEWKLIRVATEGAFPPYNMHAPDGRLIGFEPDLLQELSARMGVKCEMIAQAWDGMIAGLTDGKYDAIMDAVSVTPKREEVIAFSRPYASAGSGFAIMKEGSIKSLPGTGAPRVPFADEAVAKKAIEELAKPLAGKTVAVQVSTIQNDVLNRYFKDVLTIRTYSSGPDTFLDLKSGRVDAVMASQINIQANAKKSNGEMIQSGYLFTGGLLGVGSAVGLRKGDPELKEIFDKALKSTIDDGTLKRLALKWFEMDITPAS, from the coding sequence ATGACGATCACACGCTCCGATTTCTTCAAGCTCGGCCTCGGCGCCGCGGCCGGCCTGGCGCTTGGCGCCACTCCCCGCTCCGCCGCTGCAAAGGAGTGGAAGCTCATCCGCGTCGCCACCGAAGGCGCCTTTCCTCCCTACAACATGCACGCCCCCGATGGACGTCTGATCGGCTTCGAACCAGATCTGCTGCAGGAGCTCTCCGCCCGCATGGGCGTGAAATGCGAGATGATCGCGCAGGCCTGGGACGGCATGATCGCCGGCCTGACCGACGGCAAATACGACGCCATCATGGACGCGGTTTCGGTCACGCCGAAGCGCGAGGAGGTCATCGCCTTCTCCCGCCCCTATGCCTCGGCCGGATCGGGCTTCGCGATCATGAAGGAAGGAAGCATCAAGTCGCTGCCCGGCACGGGCGCGCCGCGTGTCCCCTTCGCGGATGAGGCCGTCGCGAAGAAGGCGATCGAGGAACTCGCCAAGCCGCTGGCCGGCAAGACCGTCGCCGTGCAGGTCTCCACCATCCAGAACGATGTCCTCAATCGCTACTTCAAGGATGTGCTGACCATCCGCACCTATTCGTCCGGGCCTGACACATTCCTCGACCTCAAGAGCGGCCGGGTCGACGCGGTGATGGCCTCCCAGATCAACATCCAGGCCAACGCCAAGAAGTCGAACGGCGAGATGATCCAGTCCGGTTATCTCTTCACCGGGGGCCTTCTGGGCGTCGGGTCCGCGGTCGGTCTGCGCAAGGGCGACCCGGAGCTCAAGGAGATATTCGACAAGGCGCTGAAGTCGACCATCGATGACGGCACGCTGAAGAGGCTGGCGCTGAAGTGGTTTGAAATGGACATCACGCCCGCGAGCTGA
- a CDS encoding ABC transporter permease subunit (The N-terminal region of this protein, as described by TIGR01726, is a three transmembrane segment that identifies a subfamily of ABC transporter permease subunits, which specificities that include histidine, arginine, glutamine, glutamate, L-cystine (sic), the opines (in Agrobacterium) octopine and nopaline, etc.): protein MDDSLTLLGFGPEGWGHALLNGGLMTLAVSAGAFALGLGLGTLLAWARIAGPAPVQRLAQGYGVVMRGIPDLLVIYLFYFGGRQVASAVAKQFGHAGPVEISGFAAGCLAIGLLSGATQAEVLRGAFHAIAPGTLEAARVTGMSRWTMFRRIIAPLALRPALPGLGNQWQSVIKESALVSVTGLVETLRAVTVAANSTELPFLFFVAGGAIYLVITTISGFLFRIAEWRSMRGQPAAAGRG from the coding sequence ATGGACGACAGCCTGACATTGCTGGGCTTCGGCCCGGAGGGTTGGGGCCATGCGCTCCTGAACGGCGGGCTGATGACGCTCGCTGTGTCGGCCGGTGCCTTCGCGCTCGGCCTCGGACTGGGCACCTTGCTTGCCTGGGCCCGGATCGCCGGGCCAGCGCCGGTGCAGCGTCTCGCGCAGGGCTACGGCGTCGTCATGCGCGGCATCCCGGACCTGCTGGTCATCTATCTGTTTTATTTCGGCGGGCGGCAGGTCGCCTCCGCCGTCGCCAAGCAATTCGGCCACGCAGGCCCGGTCGAGATCAGCGGCTTCGCGGCCGGTTGCCTCGCCATCGGCCTTCTGTCGGGCGCCACACAGGCGGAGGTGCTGCGCGGCGCCTTCCACGCCATTGCGCCGGGTACGCTCGAGGCGGCGCGTGTCACCGGCATGAGCCGCTGGACGATGTTCCGGCGGATCATTGCGCCGCTCGCCCTGCGCCCTGCGCTGCCGGGCCTGGGCAACCAATGGCAATCCGTCATCAAGGAATCGGCCTTGGTCTCGGTCACCGGGCTGGTCGAGACGCTGCGCGCCGTGACGGTGGCGGCGAATTCGACCGAGTTGCCCTTCCTGTTCTTCGTCGCCGGCGGGGCGATCTATCTCGTCATCACCACCATTTCCGGCTTCCTCTTCCGCATCGCCGAATGGCGTTCCATGCGCGGGCAGCCCGCCGCGGCCGGACGAGGCTGA
- a CDS encoding ABC transporter permease subunit (The N-terminal region of this protein, as described by TIGR01726, is a three transmembrane segment that identifies a subfamily of ABC transporter permease subunits, which specificities that include histidine, arginine, glutamine, glutamate, L-cystine (sic), the opines (in Agrobacterium) octopine and nopaline, etc.) produces the protein MDFVFIAQVFPKLLAGLPLTLLLAVLSLLGGGLIALGLSGLRASSWIGARIADFYVYIFRGTPLLIQIFLIYYGLAQFSAVRHSVFWPLLREPYVCALLSLMLNDAAYTSEILRGGLRAVPAGAIEAARVAGMTRLTMLRRIVLPLAFRQALPAYGAEITSMVKATSLASVVTLMEVTGIARAEVSETYRAMEIFLCAAVIYLVLVTVIARAVDLLENHLTPYRRPTSARSVA, from the coding sequence ATGGATTTCGTCTTCATCGCCCAGGTCTTTCCCAAGCTGCTTGCCGGTCTGCCGCTGACGTTGCTGCTCGCCGTGCTGTCGCTTCTCGGCGGAGGCCTCATCGCGCTCGGCCTCTCGGGGCTACGGGCATCATCATGGATTGGCGCACGCATCGCCGATTTCTACGTCTACATCTTCCGCGGCACGCCGCTGCTGATCCAGATCTTCCTGATCTATTACGGGCTTGCCCAGTTCTCGGCCGTGCGCCATTCCGTATTCTGGCCGTTGCTGCGCGAGCCCTATGTCTGCGCCCTGCTTTCGCTGATGCTGAACGACGCCGCCTATACTTCCGAGATCCTGCGCGGAGGCTTGCGGGCCGTGCCTGCCGGAGCGATCGAGGCAGCCCGTGTCGCGGGTATGACGCGCCTGACGATGCTGCGCCGCATCGTCCTTCCTCTCGCTTTCCGCCAGGCGCTACCGGCCTATGGCGCCGAGATCACCAGCATGGTCAAGGCGACCTCGCTGGCGAGCGTCGTCACGCTGATGGAAGTGACCGGCATCGCCCGCGCGGAGGTGTCGGAAACCTATCGTGCCATGGAAATCTTCCTTTGCGCGGCGGTGATCTATCTCGTGCTGGTGACGGTGATCGCGCGGGCGGTCGACCTGCTCGAAAACCACCTCACCCCCTATCGCCGCCCGACCAGCGCACGGAGCGTGGCATGA
- a CDS encoding amino acid ABC transporter ATP-binding protein: MKPITVKLTHIRKSFGGHEVLRGIDLAARDGDVTAIIGASGSGKSTLLRCIPLLEIPDQGEVTVGDAQIRIKDAGHRFSRTERQTVRRLRGQLGFVFQSFNLWPHMTALQNVMEVPLHVQGRPRAGCREEAEAMLAKVGLADKFDAWPAHLSGGQQQRVAIARALAMRPRALLFDEPTSALDPELVGEVLRVIRALAEEGRTMLIVTHEMAFAREVSNHAIYLQDGRIEEQGPPEQVFLDPQSERTRRFVGMQRGG, encoded by the coding sequence ATGAAGCCGATCACGGTCAAGCTGACCCACATCCGCAAGAGCTTCGGCGGCCATGAAGTGCTGCGCGGGATCGATCTCGCCGCACGCGACGGCGATGTGACCGCGATCATCGGCGCGAGCGGCTCCGGCAAAAGCACCCTGCTGCGCTGCATCCCGCTGCTCGAAATCCCGGATCAGGGCGAGGTCACCGTCGGCGATGCGCAGATCCGCATCAAGGATGCCGGCCACCGTTTCTCGCGCACCGAGCGGCAGACCGTCCGCCGGCTGCGCGGCCAACTCGGCTTCGTCTTCCAGAGCTTCAATCTCTGGCCGCATATGACGGCGCTTCAGAACGTGATGGAGGTACCGCTGCACGTGCAGGGCCGTCCCCGCGCCGGATGCCGCGAAGAGGCCGAAGCGATGCTCGCCAAGGTCGGCCTCGCCGACAAGTTCGATGCCTGGCCGGCGCATCTGTCCGGCGGCCAGCAGCAGCGTGTCGCCATCGCCAGGGCCTTGGCAATGCGGCCGCGCGCGCTGCTCTTCGACGAACCGACCTCGGCCCTCGATCCCGAGCTCGTCGGCGAGGTGCTGCGCGTCATCCGGGCCTTGGCCGAGGAAGGGCGGACCATGCTGATCGTGACCCATGAGATGGCCTTCGCGCGCGAGGTCTCGAACCACGCCATCTATCTGCAGGATGGACGCATCGAGGAGCAGGGCCCACCTGAGCAGGTCTTTCTCGATCCGCAATCCGAACGCACGCGCCGTTTCGTTGGCATGCAGCGCGGAGGCTGA
- a CDS encoding GntR family transcriptional regulator: protein MPLSSDQQPIERLSLADVAMRRLRDEIVHGRLEPGEVLTEIALAARLGVGRGTVRTALFALEADELIVRAPYSNWRVASLDDQVIWEIYTLREAMEGLAARILAERAEPRSKTALAAAFAQLAPAEAGSVDERVAADLGFHRAIVETTGHRHLIKRYGALSTKMEWLYRWSETHWPARFPLVDDHRALFESVMRGTPDEAERAVRTHIDPSLAADLEGYRSLMAAGGTVSETHS, encoded by the coding sequence ATGCCTCTGTCAAGCGACCAGCAGCCGATCGAGCGGCTCAGCCTCGCGGATGTGGCGATGCGCCGCCTGCGCGACGAGATCGTGCACGGCCGGCTCGAGCCGGGCGAGGTGCTGACCGAGATAGCTCTGGCGGCCCGGCTGGGCGTCGGGCGCGGCACGGTGCGCACGGCGCTGTTCGCACTGGAAGCCGACGAACTCATCGTGCGCGCGCCCTATTCCAACTGGCGCGTCGCCAGCCTCGACGATCAGGTCATCTGGGAAATCTACACGCTGCGCGAGGCGATGGAGGGGCTCGCCGCCCGCATTCTCGCCGAACGGGCCGAGCCGCGGTCAAAAACTGCTCTCGCCGCCGCCTTCGCACAACTGGCGCCAGCAGAAGCGGGTTCGGTCGATGAGCGTGTCGCAGCCGATCTCGGTTTTCACCGTGCGATCGTCGAGACGACCGGCCACCGCCATCTGATCAAGCGCTACGGCGCGCTCTCGACCAAGATGGAATGGCTGTATCGCTGGTCGGAAACGCATTGGCCGGCGCGCTTCCCGCTCGTAGACGATCATCGCGCCCTGTTTGAGAGCGTGATGCGCGGCACGCCCGACGAGGCGGAACGCGCCGTACGCACCCATATCGACCCCAGCCTTGCGGCCGATCTCGAGGGATATCGGAGTCTCATGGCGGCTGGCGGCACAGTCTCGGAAACGCATTCATGA